A genomic window from Caballeronia sp. SBC1 includes:
- the moaC gene encoding cyclic pyranopterin monophosphate synthase MoaC — protein MSGLTHFDASGEAHMVDVGDKSETRRVAIARGSIVMLPATLALIRDGKAKKGDVLGVARIAAIQGAKRTSDLIPLCHPLALTRVAVDFSIDENLPGVFCEVRVETFGRTGVEMEALTAVQVGLLTVYDMCKAVDRGMTITNVKVLEKHGGKSGDWVAER, from the coding sequence ATGTCCGGACTTACACATTTTGATGCTTCTGGCGAAGCGCACATGGTCGATGTTGGCGACAAAAGCGAGACGCGTCGCGTAGCCATCGCGCGCGGTTCGATCGTCATGCTGCCTGCCACGCTCGCGCTGATCCGCGACGGCAAGGCCAAAAAAGGTGATGTACTCGGCGTCGCGCGAATTGCAGCGATTCAGGGCGCGAAACGCACCTCCGATCTGATTCCGCTATGCCATCCGCTGGCGTTGACCCGAGTGGCGGTGGATTTTTCCATCGATGAAAACCTGCCGGGCGTATTTTGCGAAGTACGCGTGGAAACGTTCGGACGCACCGGCGTGGAAATGGAAGCGCTGACCGCCGTGCAAGTCGGACTGCTGACTGTATATGACATGTGCAAAGCAGTGGATCGCGGAATGACGATCACCAACGTGAAAGTGCTGGAGAAGCACGGCGGGAAATCGGGGGATTGGGTGGCTGAGCGTTAA